The following nucleotide sequence is from Microbacterium arborescens.
TGAAAGGCCGCTCATGCAGCTCCTCGAGGCCATCATCCTCGGTATCGTCCAGGGTCTGACCGAGTTCCTGCCGATCTCCTCGAGCGCTCACCTGCGCATCGTGGGGGAGTTCCTGCCATCGGCCCAGGACCCCGGCGCCACCTTCACCGCGATCACCCAGATCGGCACCGAGCTGGCCGTGCTGGTCTACTTCTGGAAGAAGATCACCCGCATCATCGGTCGGTGGTTCCGATCGTTCACCGGCTCGGTCCCGCGGAACGACGCGGATGTGCGACTCGGGTGGATCGTCATCATCGGCACGCTCCCGATCGGCGTGCTCGGCTTCCTCTTCCAGGACGTCATCCGCGACACTTTCCGCAACCTCTGGCTCGTGGCCATCGTCCTCATCGTCTTCGGCCTCATCCTCGGCGCCGCCGACGCCCTCGGGCGTCGTGTCCGCACCGAGAACGACCTGACCTACGGGCACGGTCTCGCGCTCGGTTTTGCGCAGGCACTCGCCCTCATTCCCGGAGTGTCGCGCTCGGGAGCCACCACCACCATGGGGCTCGCGCTCGGGTACACACGCCCGGCCGCTGCCGAGGTCGCGTTCCTTCTGGCTGTGCCGGCCGTCTTCGGCAGTGGTCTCTATGAGCTGCTGCAGGCGATTCGCGAGCCCGGCGCCTCGGTGTTCTCGCTCGTCGACACCGCCGTCGCCACCGTCGTCGCCTTCGGCGTGGGTCTCGCCGTGATCGCCTTCCTCATGCAGTACCTCAAGCGCGGCAGCTTCCTGCCGTTCGTGCTCTACCGCGTCGGCCTGGGCGCTGTGCTGATCGTCCTGCTCTCGCTGGGTGTGCTCCAGGCATACTGAACCGGCCGAGCGCCGGACGCGGCTCGCCTCTCAGCGATGCGGGCCGCGACCGAGGCCGCGGCCGTCACCGCCGTCGCCGCGGTGCCGGAGGT
It contains:
- a CDS encoding undecaprenyl-diphosphate phosphatase, translated to MQLLEAIILGIVQGLTEFLPISSSAHLRIVGEFLPSAQDPGATFTAITQIGTELAVLVYFWKKITRIIGRWFRSFTGSVPRNDADVRLGWIVIIGTLPIGVLGFLFQDVIRDTFRNLWLVAIVLIVFGLILGAADALGRRVRTENDLTYGHGLALGFAQALALIPGVSRSGATTTMGLALGYTRPAAAEVAFLLAVPAVFGSGLYELLQAIREPGASVFSLVDTAVATVVAFGVGLAVIAFLMQYLKRGSFLPFVLYRVGLGAVLIVLLSLGVLQAY